Proteins encoded within one genomic window of Nilaparvata lugens isolate BPH chromosome 11, ASM1435652v1, whole genome shotgun sequence:
- the LOC111047074 gene encoding uncharacterized protein LOC111047074 isoform X1: MWDCTTTQDSLLAPWILESTPLLSCTVGDKRPVSEPVAAAISGSQQLSPSKEPDSGMKSLGNQVANGGVASQEDDDDIFSTNRSSYSSSFCRVGGARPTMISAKYRQKEERRKVLKISISKLKKIEDPESSLRRSVLINNTMKRLQREAREEKLQKQQAINSGFSRCFGTDFFKDDENTIDQVTSVQSSRSSDQLVDITNLPELTNNTTKTATTSKPTSTTTTTTTATVVTSMCLEDCLGCDETMPDVVDTTSMLCGVVTSSSDDDNNCSPANRGAAGRKRSFDDVDDSDVQDVLSQFYMPPTPRMLTSIDDDEDEDVNVVDLDTPCEKRARLDCEQSAADRLKSMTRCQSLTETIEHRLTMPDTIEHRLTMPDTIEHRLAIPDTIEHRLTMPDTIEHRLAIPDTIEHRLSMPDTIEHRLTMSENIEQRLTLSAAPSDVVSERCTSTSAASAFSCGHSSMFNELQSVVYHSLIASLET, translated from the exons GTACGGTAGGGGACAAGCGGCCAGTAAGTGAGCCAGTAGCAGCAGCCATAAGTGGCAGCCAGCAGTTGTCGCCCAGTAAGGAGCCAGACAGTGGCATGAAATCGCTGGGGAACCAGGTAGCGAATGGGGGCGTGGCCAGCCAAGAGGATGACGACGATATATTCAGCACGAATCGGAGCAGCTACAGCTCATCCTTTTGCCGCGTCGGAGGCGCTAGGCCGACTATGATCAGTGCCAAATACAGGCAGAAAGAGGAACGCAGAAAG GTGCTGAAGATCTCGATCAGCAAGCTGAAGAAGATCGAGGATCCGGAGAGTTCGCTGAGAAGATCTGTGCTGATCAACAACACGATGAAGCGACTGCAGAGGGAAGCACGCGAGGAGAAACTGCAAAAACAGCAGGCCATCAACTCTGGTTTCAGCCGCTGCTTTGGAACCGACTTCTTCAAGGATGATGAGAACACTATTGATCAG GTGACATCAGTCCAGTCAAGCAGGAGCAGCGACCAACTGGTGGACATCACCAACCTGCCCGAGCTCACCAACAACACCACCAAGACTGCAACAACATCGAAGCcaacatcaacaacaacaacaacaaccacAGCCACCGTTGTCACGTCCATGTGCTTAGAAGATTGCTTAGGCTGTGACGAGACAATGCCTGACGTTGTCGACACCACGTCGATGCTGTGCGGAGTTGTGACGTCATCAAGTGACGACGACAACAACTGCAGTCCTGCCAACCGCGGCGCCGCGGGACGCAAACGGTCCTTCGACGATGTTGACGACAGCGATGTCCAGGATGTGCTGAGTCAGTTCTACATGCCGCCAACGCCGCGCATGTTGACCTCCATTGATGATGACGAAGACGAGGATGTGAACGTGGTCGATTTGGACACTCCCTGTGAGAAGCGCGCCAGATTAGACTGTGAACAATCGGCTGCCGATCGGTTGAAGAGTATGACACGCTGTCAGAGTTTGACGGAAACTATCGAGCACCGTCTAACAATGCCAGACACCATCGAACACCGTCTAACCATGCCAGACACTATCGAACACCGTCTAGCTATCCCAGACACCATCGAACACCGTCTAACCATGCCAGACACCATCGAACACCGTCTAGCAATCCCAGACACTATCGAACACCGTCTGTCCATGCCAGACACCATCGAACATCGACTGACCATGTCTGAAAACATCGAACAGCGTCTGACTTTGTCGGCGGCACCCAGTGATGTTGTGAGTGAACGTTGCACGTCAACCAGTGCTGCGTCAGCATTCTCCTGCGGACATTCGTCCATGTTCAACGAACTGCAGTCGGTCGTCTATCACAGTCTCATCGCCTCTTTAGAAACGTAA
- the LOC111047074 gene encoding uncharacterized protein LOC111047074 isoform X2 — protein MKSLGNQVANGGVASQEDDDDIFSTNRSSYSSSFCRVGGARPTMISAKYRQKEERRKVLKISISKLKKIEDPESSLRRSVLINNTMKRLQREAREEKLQKQQAINSGFSRCFGTDFFKDDENTIDQVTSVQSSRSSDQLVDITNLPELTNNTTKTATTSKPTSTTTTTTTATVVTSMCLEDCLGCDETMPDVVDTTSMLCGVVTSSSDDDNNCSPANRGAAGRKRSFDDVDDSDVQDVLSQFYMPPTPRMLTSIDDDEDEDVNVVDLDTPCEKRARLDCEQSAADRLKSMTRCQSLTETIEHRLTMPDTIEHRLTMPDTIEHRLAIPDTIEHRLTMPDTIEHRLAIPDTIEHRLSMPDTIEHRLTMSENIEQRLTLSAAPSDVVSERCTSTSAASAFSCGHSSMFNELQSVVYHSLIASLET, from the exons ATGAAATCGCTGGGGAACCAGGTAGCGAATGGGGGCGTGGCCAGCCAAGAGGATGACGACGATATATTCAGCACGAATCGGAGCAGCTACAGCTCATCCTTTTGCCGCGTCGGAGGCGCTAGGCCGACTATGATCAGTGCCAAATACAGGCAGAAAGAGGAACGCAGAAAG GTGCTGAAGATCTCGATCAGCAAGCTGAAGAAGATCGAGGATCCGGAGAGTTCGCTGAGAAGATCTGTGCTGATCAACAACACGATGAAGCGACTGCAGAGGGAAGCACGCGAGGAGAAACTGCAAAAACAGCAGGCCATCAACTCTGGTTTCAGCCGCTGCTTTGGAACCGACTTCTTCAAGGATGATGAGAACACTATTGATCAG GTGACATCAGTCCAGTCAAGCAGGAGCAGCGACCAACTGGTGGACATCACCAACCTGCCCGAGCTCACCAACAACACCACCAAGACTGCAACAACATCGAAGCcaacatcaacaacaacaacaacaaccacAGCCACCGTTGTCACGTCCATGTGCTTAGAAGATTGCTTAGGCTGTGACGAGACAATGCCTGACGTTGTCGACACCACGTCGATGCTGTGCGGAGTTGTGACGTCATCAAGTGACGACGACAACAACTGCAGTCCTGCCAACCGCGGCGCCGCGGGACGCAAACGGTCCTTCGACGATGTTGACGACAGCGATGTCCAGGATGTGCTGAGTCAGTTCTACATGCCGCCAACGCCGCGCATGTTGACCTCCATTGATGATGACGAAGACGAGGATGTGAACGTGGTCGATTTGGACACTCCCTGTGAGAAGCGCGCCAGATTAGACTGTGAACAATCGGCTGCCGATCGGTTGAAGAGTATGACACGCTGTCAGAGTTTGACGGAAACTATCGAGCACCGTCTAACAATGCCAGACACCATCGAACACCGTCTAACCATGCCAGACACTATCGAACACCGTCTAGCTATCCCAGACACCATCGAACACCGTCTAACCATGCCAGACACCATCGAACACCGTCTAGCAATCCCAGACACTATCGAACACCGTCTGTCCATGCCAGACACCATCGAACATCGACTGACCATGTCTGAAAACATCGAACAGCGTCTGACTTTGTCGGCGGCACCCAGTGATGTTGTGAGTGAACGTTGCACGTCAACCAGTGCTGCGTCAGCATTCTCCTGCGGACATTCGTCCATGTTCAACGAACTGCAGTCGGTCGTCTATCACAGTCTCATCGCCTCTTTAGAAACGTAA
- the LOC111047075 gene encoding ribosomal RNA small subunit methyltransferase NEP1, producing MGKRKLKEDEFDPAPKHLGLAPHIRNQEKRLIVILERAQLESVKVGNSYELLNCDDHKGILKKNDRDIGSCRPDIVHQCLLMLFDSPLNRAALLQVYIHTEKNVLIEINPQTRIPRTFKRFAGLMVQLLHKFNVRSSDGPMKLLKVIKNPITDHLPPGCKKIGTSFSSNKIVHPKTIVPENEPLVVVVGAMAHGQVDADYIEETISISNYPLSAALTCTKICSAFEEAWNVV from the exons ATGGGAAAACGAAAGTTGAAAGAGGATGAATTCGATCCTGCTCCAAAGCATTTAGGACTTGCTCCACACATTAGGAACCAGGAGAAACGATTAATTGTTATTTTGGAAAGAGCCCAGTTAGAATCTGTCAAG GTAGGGAATTCTTATGAACTTTTGAACTGTGACGACCACAAAggtattttaaagaaaaatgacagAGATATAGGAAGTTGTAGACCAGACATTGTGCATCAGTGTCTTCTAATGTTGTTTGACAGTCCGCTAAACAGGGCGGCGCTTCTTCAG gtatATATTcacacagaaaaaaatgttctcatTGAAATCAATCCACAAACAAGGATACCTCGAACATTCAAGAGGTTTGCCGGTCTAATGG TGCAACTTCTTCACAAATTCAATGTGCGATCTTCCGATGGTCCAATGAAACTGCTGAAGGTTATCAAGAACCCAATCACCGACCACCTGCCTCCTGGTTGCAAGAAAATTGGCACGTCGTTTTCCTCCAACAAAATTGTTCACCCAAAAACTATTGTTCCGGAAAATGAGCCTCTTGTGGTTGTAGTGGGTGCTATGGCGCACGGTCAG gTGGATGCTGATTACATTGAAGAGACGATTTCAATTAGTAACTACCCACTCTCAGCAGCACTGACTTGTACGAAAATTTGCTCCGCCTTTGAAGAAGCATGGAATGTTGtttga